In Vibrio diazotrophicus, the following proteins share a genomic window:
- the grpE gene encoding nucleotide exchange factor GrpE, which translates to MSNEENKVKDEELKPEAVEVEAEAVGTDADIDWNQDDAQEGEVLDEQEAKIAQLEAALLSTEQRLKDQQDSVLRAKAEVENMRRRSEQEIDKARKFALNRFAEELLPVIDNLERAIQAADMENEAIKPVIEGVELTHKTFIGVIEKFGLKEINPEGEAFNPEFHQAMSIQESPDHESNTVMFVMQKGYELNGRVVRPAMVMVAK; encoded by the coding sequence ATGAGCAACGAAGAAAACAAAGTTAAAGATGAAGAGCTGAAGCCAGAAGCGGTTGAAGTTGAAGCTGAAGCTGTCGGCACTGATGCTGATATCGATTGGAATCAAGATGACGCGCAAGAAGGCGAAGTGCTTGATGAGCAAGAAGCAAAAATTGCTCAACTAGAAGCGGCATTGCTTTCGACTGAACAGCGTTTGAAAGATCAGCAAGACAGCGTATTACGCGCTAAAGCTGAAGTTGAGAACATGCGTCGTCGTTCTGAGCAAGAAATTGATAAAGCACGTAAATTTGCTTTGAACCGTTTTGCTGAAGAATTGTTGCCTGTTATCGATAACCTAGAGCGTGCGATTCAAGCGGCTGACATGGAAAACGAAGCAATTAAACCTGTGATTGAAGGTGTTGAACTAACACACAAAACGTTCATTGGTGTAATTGAGAAGTTCGGTTTGAAAGAAATCAATCCAGAAGGTGAAGCTTTCAATCCTGAATTCCATCAAGCGATGTCAATTCAAGAAAGCCCAGACCACGAGTCAAACACGGTTATGTTCGTAATGCAAAAAGGTTACGAGTTAAACGGCCGTGTAGTTCGACCAGCGATGGTAATGGTTGCTAAGTAA
- a CDS encoding carbohydrate ABC transporter permease gives MSDQVLAVKINPEKSKSRKRRKVRDMLTAYSFIAPNFLGFAIFTLGPIGFAFLLAFMNWDGSNPMEFVGLDNFFALLEDRIFKISLWNTIVYTAFSVPLTLISALAIAVLLNQKIKGRGLFRTAMFFPYVASLVAVAVVWNMVFNPDMGPVNMLLYNSGVDPQNLPGWSADKDWAMPTIILFGVWKNMGYYMVIYLAGLQGINSELYEAADIDGANSWQKFIRITVPQLTPTTFFVSVMLMIQSFKVFDHVLLLTQGGPGSSTMVLGYHLYNEAFVSWRLGYSSAIAIVLFLLVLIVTIIQFKYAKKYEE, from the coding sequence ATGTCTGATCAAGTACTGGCCGTGAAAATAAATCCTGAAAAATCAAAATCTAGAAAGAGAAGAAAAGTGAGAGATATGCTTACCGCATACTCTTTTATCGCTCCAAACTTTCTAGGTTTTGCAATATTTACTCTCGGACCTATTGGATTCGCCTTCTTATTGGCTTTCATGAACTGGGATGGTTCTAATCCTATGGAGTTCGTTGGGCTTGATAATTTCTTTGCGCTATTAGAAGACCGTATTTTTAAAATTTCACTCTGGAATACGATTGTCTATACAGCCTTTTCTGTTCCTCTTACCTTAATTTCTGCACTCGCTATCGCTGTATTGCTCAATCAGAAAATTAAAGGCAGAGGTTTGTTCAGAACAGCTATGTTCTTCCCATATGTGGCATCATTGGTGGCAGTAGCAGTGGTATGGAACATGGTATTCAACCCTGATATGGGGCCTGTCAACATGCTTCTGTACAATTCAGGTGTTGATCCGCAAAACCTACCTGGCTGGTCAGCGGATAAAGACTGGGCTATGCCAACCATCATCCTATTCGGTGTTTGGAAAAACATGGGTTACTACATGGTGATCTATTTGGCTGGTTTACAAGGCATTAACTCTGAACTGTATGAAGCAGCCGATATCGATGGTGCCAATAGCTGGCAAAAGTTCATCAGAATCACAGTGCCTCAACTTACACCCACCACGTTTTTCGTTTCAGTAATGCTGATGATTCAATCCTTTAAAGTGTTTGATCATGTATTACTTCTTACTCAGGGCGGTCCGGGCAGCTCAACCATGGTATTGGGCTACCACTTGTACAACGAAGCATTTGTAAGCTGGCGTTTAGGTTACTCATCAGCGATTGCAATTGTTCTGTTTTTGCTGGTGCTTATCGTGACCATTATTCAATTCAAATACGCCAAGAAGTACGAAGAGTAA
- the dnaK gene encoding molecular chaperone DnaK: MGRIIGIDLGTTNSCVAVLDGDKPRVIENAEGERTTPSIIAYTDGETLVGQPAKRQAVTNPENTLFAIKRLIGRRFEDEEVQRDIEIMPYKIVRADNGDAWVEAKGQKMAAPQVSAEVLKKMKKTAEDFLGEEVTGAVITVPAYFNDAQRQATKDAGRIAGLEVKRIINEPTAAALAYGLDKKGGDRVIAVYDLGGGTFDISIIEIDEVEGEKTFEVLSTNGDTHLGGEDFDNRLINYLVDEFNKEQGINLKNDPLAMQRLKEAAEKAKIELSSAQSTDVNLPYITADATGPKHMNIKVSRAKLESLVEDLVQRSLDPLKVALADADLSVGDITDVILVGGQTRMPMVQKKVSEFFGKEPRKDVNPDEAVAVGAAVQGGVLAGDVKDVLLLDVTPLSLGIETMGGVMTKLIEKNTTIPTKANQVFSTAEDNQSAVTIHVLQGERKQATYNKSLGQFNLEGIQPAPRGMPQIEVIFDLDADGILHVSAKDKQTGKEQKITIQASGGLSDEEIEKMVQEAEANKEADKKFEELATARNQADQMIHATQKQVAEAGEALPAEDKEKIEAAVSALETAKKGDDKAEIDAKVQALMEASQKLMEIAQQQAQAQQGAGAEQQSASKDDDVVDAEFEEVKDDKK, translated from the coding sequence ATGGGTAGAATCATTGGTATTGACTTAGGTACGACTAACTCATGTGTTGCTGTACTAGACGGCGACAAACCTCGCGTAATTGAAAACGCAGAAGGTGAGCGTACCACCCCTTCTATTATTGCATATACAGACGGCGAAACATTGGTCGGTCAACCTGCAAAACGTCAAGCTGTAACGAACCCAGAAAACACGCTATTTGCTATTAAGCGTCTTATCGGTCGTCGTTTCGAAGACGAAGAAGTTCAGCGCGATATCGAAATCATGCCATACAAAATTGTACGTGCTGATAACGGTGATGCATGGGTTGAAGCGAAAGGCCAAAAAATGGCTGCACCTCAAGTTTCAGCAGAAGTTCTGAAGAAAATGAAGAAAACTGCAGAAGACTTCCTAGGTGAAGAAGTAACTGGCGCTGTAATCACAGTTCCTGCTTACTTCAACGATGCTCAACGTCAAGCAACGAAAGATGCTGGCCGTATTGCCGGTCTAGAAGTTAAACGTATCATCAACGAACCAACTGCAGCTGCTCTAGCTTACGGTTTGGATAAGAAAGGCGGCGACCGCGTTATCGCTGTATACGACCTTGGTGGTGGTACATTCGATATTTCAATCATCGAAATCGATGAAGTTGAAGGCGAGAAGACTTTCGAAGTTCTTTCTACCAACGGTGACACTCACCTAGGTGGTGAAGACTTTGATAACCGTCTGATCAACTACTTGGTTGACGAGTTCAACAAAGAACAAGGTATCAACCTGAAGAACGATCCGCTTGCAATGCAACGTCTAAAAGAAGCGGCAGAGAAAGCGAAAATCGAACTGTCTTCAGCACAGTCAACTGACGTGAACCTACCATACATCACGGCAGATGCGACTGGTCCTAAGCACATGAACATCAAAGTTTCACGTGCGAAACTAGAATCTCTAGTTGAAGACTTAGTTCAACGTTCACTAGATCCACTAAAAGTTGCTCTAGCGGATGCTGATCTGTCTGTAGGCGACATCACTGACGTTATCCTAGTTGGTGGTCAAACTCGTATGCCTATGGTTCAGAAGAAAGTTTCTGAGTTCTTCGGTAAAGAGCCACGTAAAGACGTGAACCCTGATGAAGCAGTAGCGGTTGGTGCTGCAGTTCAAGGTGGTGTACTTGCTGGTGACGTTAAAGACGTACTTCTTCTAGACGTAACTCCGCTGTCTCTAGGTATCGAGACTATGGGTGGCGTTATGACTAAGCTAATTGAGAAAAACACAACAATTCCTACTAAAGCGAATCAAGTGTTCTCAACAGCTGAAGACAACCAAAGCGCAGTAACGATTCACGTACTACAAGGTGAGCGTAAGCAAGCGACTTACAACAAGTCTCTAGGTCAATTCAACCTAGAAGGTATTCAACCTGCACCTCGTGGTATGCCTCAAATCGAAGTTATCTTCGACCTAGATGCGGACGGTATCCTGCACGTATCTGCGAAAGATAAACAAACTGGTAAAGAGCAGAAGATCACTATCCAAGCTTCTGGCGGTTTGAGCGACGAAGAAATCGAGAAAATGGTACAAGAAGCAGAAGCTAACAAAGAAGCGGACAAGAAGTTCGAAGAGCTAGCAACTGCACGTAACCAAGCTGACCAAATGATTCACGCAACTCAAAAACAAGTTGCTGAAGCAGGTGAAGCTCTTCCAGCAGAAGACAAAGAGAAAATCGAAGCCGCTGTATCAGCACTAGAAACTGCGAAGAAAGGCGACGACAAAGCAGAAATCGACGCAAAAGTTCAAGCGTTGATGGAAGCTTCTCAAAAGCTAATGGAAATTGCTCAACAGCAAGCACAAGCACAACAAGGTGCGGGCGCTGAGCAGCAATCAGCTTCTAAAGACGACGATGTTGTTGACGCTGAATTTGAAGAAGTGAAAGACGACAAGAAATAA
- the dnaJ gene encoding molecular chaperone DnaJ, with protein sequence MSKRDFYEVLGVSRDASERDIKKAYKRLAMKFHPDRNPGDATAADKFKEVKEAYEILTDDQKKAAYDQYGHAAFEQGGMGGGGFGGGGADFGDIFGDVFGDIFGGARRGGGGPRAQRGADLRYNMELSLEEAVRGCSKEIEVPTLVHCDTCNGSGAKKGTSAQTCGTCHGHGQVQMRQGFFAVQQTCPTCNGKGKIIKDPCNDCHGQGRKQKTKTLNVKIPAGVDTGDRIRLSGEGEAGEMGAPAGDLYVQVHVKEHHIFERDGNNLYCEVPVSFAMAALGGEVEVPTLDGRVNLKVPEETQTGRMFRMRGKGVKSVRGGAIGDLLVKLVVETPVKLSSRQKELLRELEDSFGGEAGQKHKPKSEGFFNGVKKFFDDLTS encoded by the coding sequence ATGTCAAAACGTGATTTTTACGAAGTATTAGGCGTTAGCCGTGATGCCTCAGAGCGCGATATTAAAAAGGCGTATAAGCGCCTAGCAATGAAATTCCACCCAGACCGCAATCCGGGTGATGCGACTGCTGCGGATAAGTTTAAAGAAGTAAAAGAAGCGTACGAAATTCTGACAGATGACCAGAAAAAAGCCGCTTATGACCAATATGGTCATGCAGCCTTTGAACAAGGCGGCATGGGCGGTGGCGGCTTTGGTGGCGGCGGTGCCGATTTTGGTGACATCTTCGGTGATGTGTTTGGTGACATCTTCGGCGGTGCTCGTCGTGGCGGTGGCGGTCCTCGTGCGCAGCGTGGTGCTGACCTACGTTACAACATGGAACTGAGTCTAGAAGAAGCGGTTCGCGGTTGTAGCAAAGAAATCGAAGTACCAACACTGGTTCATTGTGATACCTGTAACGGCTCTGGTGCTAAGAAAGGCACATCGGCACAAACCTGTGGAACCTGTCATGGTCACGGCCAAGTGCAAATGCGCCAAGGTTTCTTCGCTGTACAACAAACCTGTCCTACCTGTAACGGTAAAGGCAAGATCATTAAAGATCCATGTAATGACTGCCATGGTCAAGGTCGCAAGCAGAAAACCAAGACTCTTAACGTTAAGATCCCAGCAGGTGTCGATACTGGCGATCGCATTCGTTTATCAGGCGAAGGTGAAGCGGGAGAAATGGGTGCACCAGCAGGTGATTTGTACGTACAAGTTCACGTGAAAGAGCACCATATTTTTGAACGTGATGGCAACAACCTGTACTGCGAAGTGCCTGTAAGCTTTGCTATGGCAGCACTTGGCGGTGAAGTTGAAGTCCCAACCCTTGATGGTCGTGTAAACCTTAAAGTGCCAGAAGAGACGCAAACAGGCCGTATGTTCCGTATGCGTGGTAAAGGTGTGAAGAGTGTACGCGGTGGTGCTATTGGTGACTTGCTAGTGAAGCTGGTGGTAGAAACGCCTGTGAAACTCAGCTCACGTCAAAAAGAACTGCTACGTGAACTGGAAGACTCTTTCGGTGGCGAAGCGGGACAAAAACACAAACCTAAATCAGAAGGTTTCTTCAACGGCGTTAAGAAGTTCTTTGATGATCTAACCAGCTAA
- a CDS encoding LacI family DNA-binding transcriptional regulator yields MKPTLENVAKLANTSIATVSRALNDSGYVSDDLKLKVEQAVKQLGYKRKVYKSLPLSTLSKIVVITNDDFSNPNSFYYAVLSGLKFEAERLEIDIEVVLIDSLGENKEALEDQFEGADAVIMVGMENPNLLDVLKSIGKPVQIINGSDPSMQFSSISPDYEYGGYLAGQYLLEAGNRNNCIITVNFRQSLIDRQLGFQRAHRQIDIHPERSCKIIDLVEYAKKHDPDLHDKIIHGTAGGDFGAKYLLPKIIDDGLLNNIDGVFCICDLMAISLMQALKNKKMADTSIIGFDDLPISSLVTPQLTTIRSNYYDLAKQGLAMLISKQAHSTISGIRAYMAVELIERNSVYPQIHSK; encoded by the coding sequence ATGAAGCCTACCCTAGAAAACGTCGCTAAATTAGCGAACACCTCAATTGCGACCGTATCACGAGCTTTAAATGACAGTGGATACGTGAGTGACGATCTGAAATTAAAGGTGGAACAAGCCGTCAAGCAATTAGGCTACAAAAGAAAGGTCTATAAATCCCTTCCACTTTCAACATTGAGCAAAATTGTTGTTATTACTAACGACGATTTCTCTAATCCAAATAGTTTTTATTATGCAGTTCTGTCCGGATTGAAGTTCGAAGCTGAGCGGTTAGAAATTGATATTGAAGTCGTACTGATCGATAGTCTTGGGGAAAACAAAGAAGCGCTAGAAGATCAATTTGAAGGCGCTGACGCGGTGATTATGGTCGGGATGGAAAATCCTAACTTGCTAGATGTACTTAAATCAATCGGCAAACCTGTGCAGATTATCAATGGCAGTGACCCTTCAATGCAGTTCTCAAGCATTTCACCTGATTATGAATACGGTGGTTACTTGGCAGGCCAATACCTCTTGGAAGCAGGAAACAGGAACAACTGTATTATTACAGTCAATTTTCGACAGTCACTAATAGACCGACAACTAGGCTTTCAGCGGGCACACAGGCAAATTGACATTCATCCAGAACGAAGCTGTAAGATCATCGATTTAGTCGAGTATGCAAAAAAACACGACCCCGATCTGCACGACAAAATCATTCATGGCACAGCTGGAGGGGATTTTGGCGCAAAATACCTACTACCAAAAATCATTGATGACGGTCTGCTTAATAACATCGATGGGGTATTCTGCATCTGTGACTTAATGGCAATCTCTCTCATGCAGGCATTGAAGAACAAAAAAATGGCGGATACCTCAATTATCGGCTTTGATGATTTACCCATATCATCACTTGTTACTCCGCAGCTCACAACAATCCGCTCTAACTACTATGACTTGGCCAAACAAGGATTGGCGATGCTTATCAGTAAACAAGCGCATAGTACTATTAGTGGAATCCGAGCTTACATGGCGGTAGAACTGATTGAACGGAATTCGGTTTATCCGCAGATACATTCCAAATAG
- a CDS encoding carbohydrate ABC transporter permease codes for MKMQSKTKQETIKKFVLYAVIIAITLVMIIPFIWMLSASLKLSRDVFVFPIEWIPSVPRWQNFVDIWEQIPLALFIYNTAKLTVIVTILQLLTSSFAAYAFAKLRFPYRDALFLGYVATISVPWISYMVPQFIMMREIGLNNTHAAIICLQAFTAFGVFLMRQFYMSIPDELCEAARIDGMNEYQIWYKIMLPLSKPALSTLTIFTFVTTWNDFLGPMIYLTETKLKTIQIGLRMFISQYSAEYGLIMAASVVSLIPVLIVFLTLQRFFVEGIASSGLKG; via the coding sequence ATGAAAATGCAATCTAAAACTAAGCAGGAAACAATTAAAAAGTTTGTTCTCTATGCAGTAATCATTGCTATTACGCTTGTAATGATCATTCCATTTATCTGGATGCTGTCTGCTTCTCTGAAACTGAGTAGAGACGTGTTTGTATTTCCTATTGAGTGGATTCCGTCAGTGCCCAGATGGCAAAACTTTGTTGATATTTGGGAACAGATCCCACTGGCGCTATTTATCTACAACACTGCGAAATTAACCGTAATCGTAACGATTCTACAGTTGCTGACCTCAAGCTTCGCAGCTTACGCCTTTGCTAAGTTACGTTTTCCGTATCGCGATGCGTTGTTCCTTGGCTATGTAGCGACTATCAGTGTTCCTTGGATCTCTTACATGGTTCCTCAGTTCATCATGATGAGAGAGATTGGGCTCAACAACACTCACGCAGCGATCATCTGCTTGCAAGCTTTCACTGCATTCGGTGTGTTCTTAATGCGTCAGTTCTACATGAGTATTCCCGATGAACTCTGTGAAGCTGCGAGAATCGATGGCATGAACGAGTACCAGATTTGGTACAAAATTATGCTGCCACTTTCTAAGCCAGCGCTTTCCACACTGACTATCTTCACATTCGTAACGACTTGGAATGATTTCCTTGGGCCAATGATTTATCTGACAGAGACCAAGCTCAAAACTATTCAGATAGGTCTACGAATGTTCATCTCTCAATACTCGGCAGAGTACGGATTGATTATGGCAGCATCAGTAGTGAGCTTAATTCCCGTACTAATTGTTTTCTTAACACTACAGCGTTTCTTCGTAGAGGGTATTGCTTCATCAGGCTTAAAAGGTTAA